The following proteins are co-located in the Roseovarius arcticus genome:
- a CDS encoding c-type cytochrome yields MKWGAIVFAVIALVAGAWYLTQSGNEGRPAASEKPAELPGDAIAFVSVPATFSQKEQIGSRAYDAVCAACHGENAQGKQGVAPPLVHKIYETNHHGDMSFVLAAQNGVRAHHWRFGNMPAVKGVTQEDVLDVVAYVRALQRENGIK; encoded by the coding sequence ATGAAGTGGGGAGCGATAGTATTTGCCGTGATCGCGTTGGTCGCAGGTGCGTGGTATCTGACGCAGTCGGGAAATGAGGGGCGGCCAGCTGCCTCTGAAAAGCCTGCGGAGCTGCCCGGTGACGCGATTGCCTTTGTATCGGTGCCCGCAACTTTCTCACAAAAAGAACAGATTGGTAGTCGAGCCTACGACGCTGTTTGCGCAGCCTGTCATGGAGAGAATGCGCAAGGAAAACAGGGAGTCGCACCTCCGCTCGTCCACAAGATTTATGAGACTAACCACCATGGCGACATGTCGTTCGTCCTTGCTGCGCAAAACGGCGTCCGCGCACATCACTGGAGATTCGGCAACATGCCTGCCGTGAAGGGAGTCACCCAAGAGGACGTGTTGGACGTCGTCGCCTACGTGCGAGCGTTGCAGCGGGAAAATGGCATCAAATAA
- a CDS encoding copper-binding protein has protein sequence MKNLLLTTALTITLAAPVFASGSHDGGHDTDKAEGQAVMLIGMPGDPAKVDRTIDVSMSETDDGEMLFEPRKLEIETGETIRFNIVNEGGTEHEFVLDTMTGNATHKEMMAKMEMEHDDPNSVRLDVGASGEVVWTFSNAGTFEFACLIPGHYESGMHGPITVGDKMAQADVEYTTGTIKKIDAKAGKVTIIHGPLVNLDMPGMTMVFRADEAAIAKMSEGQDIEFVADRVNGKLTVTQMK, from the coding sequence ATGAAGAATCTACTTTTGACAACTGCGCTGACGATCACCTTGGCGGCTCCAGTTTTTGCCTCGGGTAGCCACGATGGCGGACATGATACGGACAAGGCCGAGGGTCAAGCCGTGATGTTGATCGGCATGCCGGGTGATCCCGCCAAGGTCGACCGCACCATTGACGTCTCAATGAGCGAGACCGATGACGGCGAAATGCTGTTCGAGCCGCGCAAGTTGGAAATCGAGACGGGCGAAACGATCCGGTTTAATATCGTCAACGAGGGCGGAACTGAGCATGAGTTTGTCCTCGATACGATGACGGGCAATGCGACGCACAAGGAAATGATGGCGAAGATGGAGATGGAGCACGATGATCCCAACTCTGTCCGACTCGACGTCGGCGCCTCCGGCGAAGTGGTGTGGACGTTCTCAAACGCAGGCACGTTCGAATTTGCCTGCTTGATTCCCGGCCATTACGAATCCGGCATGCACGGGCCAATCACTGTGGGAGATAAAATGGCGCAGGCCGATGTGGAATACACCACCGGCACGATCAAAAAGATCGACGCCAAGGCGGGCAAGGTGACCATTATTCACGGCCCGCTAGTTAATCTCGATATGCCCGGAATGACGATGGTGTTCCGCGCCGACGAGGCAGCGATCGCTAAAATGTCGGAAGGTCAGGATATCGAATTTGTCGCGGATCGCGTCAACGGCAAGCTGACCGTCACTCAGATGAAATAA
- a CDS encoding multicopper oxidase family protein has product MLNRRQLLGAGAAGAAFVSSQAWSKTTNMGLPDAAQRDSAATSISPRPASGPDYNPVVTLNGWTLPHRMNNGIKEFHLVAEPVERELADGMIAHLWGYNGQSTGPTIEAVEGDRVRIYVTNKLPEHTTVHWHGMILPSGMDGVGGLSHPGIPPGKTYVYEFDLIKSGTFMYHPHADEMVQMAMGMMGMFVVHPKDPTFMPVDRDFLIMLNAFDIDPGTYVPRIMTMTDFNLWTWNSRIFPDIDPLVVNKGDKVRVRVGNLTMTNHPIHMHGYDFKVTCTDGGWVPEAAQWPEVSVDIPVGAMRAYEFTADHLGDWAIHCHKSHHTMNAMGHDVPTFIGVNKKPLTQKIRQFQPEYMPMGTAGMADMGKMEMPLPDNTVPMMTGWGPYGPIEMGGMFSVVKVRDGIDADDYADPGWYKNPPGEQAYEWTGELPEFASNDSPQTILTPKPTSNG; this is encoded by the coding sequence ATGTTGAATAGACGTCAATTACTCGGGGCCGGCGCCGCAGGAGCAGCGTTTGTCTCGTCCCAAGCATGGAGCAAGACCACGAATATGGGTCTACCTGACGCCGCCCAGAGGGATAGCGCAGCAACGTCGATCTCGCCGCGTCCGGCGTCGGGACCTGACTACAATCCGGTCGTGACGCTGAATGGATGGACGCTGCCACACCGAATGAACAATGGAATCAAGGAATTCCACCTCGTCGCGGAACCGGTGGAGCGCGAACTTGCCGATGGCATGATCGCACATCTTTGGGGCTACAATGGCCAATCGACCGGCCCGACGATCGAGGCCGTGGAAGGCGACCGCGTGCGTATTTACGTCACCAACAAATTGCCGGAGCACACCACCGTGCATTGGCATGGCATGATCCTGCCCTCAGGCATGGACGGTGTTGGTGGCCTCAGCCATCCCGGCATTCCGCCGGGAAAAACCTACGTTTACGAGTTTGATTTGATCAAGTCCGGCACGTTTATGTATCACCCGCACGCGGATGAGATGGTGCAGATGGCGATGGGAATGATGGGCATGTTTGTGGTTCATCCTAAAGACCCGACCTTTATGCCGGTCGACCGTGATTTCCTGATTATGCTGAACGCCTTTGACATCGATCCGGGGACATATGTCCCGCGCATCATGACGATGACGGACTTCAACCTCTGGACATGGAACAGCCGGATCTTTCCCGACATCGACCCGCTGGTCGTAAACAAGGGCGACAAGGTGCGCGTCCGCGTCGGGAACCTGACGATGACAAACCACCCAATCCACATGCATGGCTATGACTTCAAGGTCACCTGCACAGATGGCGGCTGGGTGCCGGAGGCCGCGCAGTGGCCCGAGGTCAGCGTCGATATCCCAGTGGGGGCCATGCGGGCCTATGAGTTCACCGCCGACCATCTGGGCGACTGGGCGATCCACTGCCATAAATCGCATCATACGATGAACGCCATGGGCCATGATGTGCCTACCTTCATTGGCGTGAACAAGAAGCCACTCACGCAGAAGATCCGGCAGTTCCAACCTGAATACATGCCGATGGGTACGGCGGGTATGGCGGATATGGGTAAAATGGAAATGCCGCTGCCTGATAACACTGTGCCGATGATGACCGGCTGGGGGCCATACGGACCGATCGAAATGGGCGGCATGTTTTCTGTCGTGAAGGTGAGGGATGGCATTGACGCAGACGATTACGCCGATCCCGGCTGGTACAAGAACCCTCCGGGCGAACAGGCCTATGAATGGACAGGCGAGTTGCCTGAATTTGCCTCTAACGACAGCCCCCAAACCATTCTTACACCCAAACCAACTTCGAATGGCTGA
- a CDS encoding TolC family protein, with translation MRLMNFSLVVGFPLVLGACATAIPGVYSESKAGFGNVAGQTSMAIGKRTAFAQTQAENEALNREVQGMVQRKTISADTAVQVALLNNKGLQAAYANVGLSATEAWQQATPENPVVSIGLLGIGAAELGAYRAIEGMIATNILDAKTRKQRVALADVNFRAAQLTAVNETLTLANQTRQAWINAVATFETVSYLKRAKATSDAGSELARKLGETGALNKAGQAREQAFNAELAGQLAQARMNATGAKEELTRLMGLWGADVDYYVPDALPALPRSVGRMPNIESKALNNRVDLRVAKLGLEAQAAAFGLTDQTRLVTDLEIIAGFEAEREVEDGERSTETTPQVELEFVIPIYDTGKARMRKAELAYLQAANVLAEKAVNVRSEARGAETAYQASYKIARHYRDVLVPLRQTVEEEGLLSYNGMITNTFELLTDVREKLGASLESANAKREFFMAQANLTAAIYGGGAGSGGASGMGATLAASGGAGH, from the coding sequence ATGCGTCTGATGAACTTTTCATTGGTCGTCGGCTTTCCATTGGTCCTTGGCGCCTGCGCTACCGCGATCCCAGGCGTCTATTCAGAATCCAAGGCGGGTTTTGGCAATGTGGCGGGCCAGACATCTATGGCCATCGGAAAGCGCACTGCGTTCGCGCAAACACAGGCCGAAAACGAAGCACTGAACCGTGAAGTGCAAGGCATGGTGCAACGCAAGACGATTTCCGCTGACACAGCCGTTCAGGTCGCTTTGCTCAACAACAAGGGGCTGCAGGCCGCCTACGCAAATGTTGGTTTGTCGGCCACCGAGGCGTGGCAACAGGCGACGCCAGAAAATCCCGTGGTGTCTATAGGCCTGCTCGGCATCGGGGCTGCCGAACTGGGCGCATACCGTGCGATTGAGGGCATGATTGCGACCAACATTCTGGACGCCAAAACACGCAAGCAGCGGGTCGCACTGGCGGACGTAAATTTCCGGGCAGCGCAGCTGACAGCAGTGAACGAAACGCTGACACTCGCGAACCAAACCCGGCAGGCATGGATCAACGCTGTCGCCACCTTCGAGACGGTGAGCTACCTCAAGCGCGCCAAGGCCACATCCGACGCGGGGTCCGAACTGGCTCGCAAGTTGGGTGAGACAGGCGCGCTGAACAAGGCCGGTCAGGCGCGAGAGCAGGCTTTCAACGCCGAACTGGCGGGGCAGTTGGCGCAAGCGCGGATGAATGCAACCGGTGCGAAGGAAGAGCTTACAAGGCTCATGGGCCTTTGGGGAGCCGATGTGGATTACTACGTCCCTGATGCCTTGCCCGCATTGCCGCGTTCTGTCGGGCGCATGCCAAACATCGAGAGCAAGGCGCTAAACAACCGTGTTGATCTGCGCGTGGCAAAGCTGGGCCTCGAGGCGCAGGCAGCGGCCTTTGGGCTGACAGATCAGACTCGGCTGGTCACAGACCTCGAAATCATCGCTGGTTTTGAGGCGGAGCGAGAGGTCGAAGATGGAGAGAGGTCGACCGAAACCACCCCTCAGGTGGAGTTGGAGTTTGTCATCCCGATCTACGACACCGGCAAGGCCCGGATGCGAAAAGCCGAGTTGGCATACCTACAGGCGGCCAATGTCCTTGCCGAAAAGGCGGTAAATGTCCGCTCCGAAGCACGCGGCGCTGAGACTGCCTATCAGGCCTCCTACAAGATCGCGCGGCACTATCGCGACGTTCTGGTGCCGTTGCGCCAGACCGTCGAGGAAGAGGGTCTGCTGTCTTACAACGGCATGATCACCAACACCTTCGAGTTGCTGACCGATGTGCGCGAAAAACTCGGTGCATCACTCGAGTCTGCGAACGCAAAACGCGAATTCTTTATGGCTCAGGCTAATCTGACCGCCGCGATCTACGGCGGCGGCGCAGGCAGCGGCGGTGCCAGTGGGATGGGTGCAACACTTGCCGCTAGTGGCGGCGCAGGACACTGA
- a CDS encoding ATP-binding protein: MRRFLSSLQGQLVLLIIGSLMLAQAISLWLFVDERGLAVRAALGAEAAGRAANVARLIEEAPPELQASILRAADSPLVRFDVTSTPTVDHLNHVDGGSVEARMRTLLGPGDDRPIRVELHEADGTLMPMSHINADASNLHLQMMQGGLSSLEMSVSVGLQDGRWLNVDTRFNRPPLQWPVISTLSFGITAALLLIGAVWFLLSCLTGPLRRVASAAESFGRGETPGALPATGPREVRDLTVAFNDMQGRLTRHIADRTRVLAALGHDLRSPLTALRVHAEIVDEEDIRISMISSIEEMQVMVESTLAFAHGMATSEEAQTVEMRDFLKRLQQDMHDGFEVGEIDQVNVRMRPNAIRRALRNLIENAQRYGGGATVSVTDVAETIAIEIVDNGSGVPEADLERVFEPFFRLEKSRSRNTGGTGLGLSIARTIARAHGGDVRLENRPDGGLLAALVLPRKGADQS; encoded by the coding sequence ATGCGCAGATTTCTGAGCAGCTTGCAGGGCCAATTGGTGCTGCTGATCATCGGCTCTTTGATGCTGGCACAAGCGATCAGCCTGTGGCTTTTCGTGGACGAACGCGGGCTTGCGGTTCGCGCGGCACTGGGGGCTGAGGCGGCGGGGCGGGCCGCGAACGTCGCCCGCCTGATCGAGGAAGCACCGCCGGAATTGCAGGCCTCGATCCTGCGCGCGGCTGACTCGCCGTTGGTGCGGTTTGACGTGACCTCCACGCCGACTGTTGATCATCTGAATCATGTAGATGGCGGCAGCGTCGAGGCGCGTATGCGCACGCTTCTGGGGCCGGGCGATGATCGCCCAATCCGGGTCGAACTGCACGAGGCCGACGGCACGTTGATGCCGATGTCCCATATCAACGCGGATGCCAGCAATCTGCATTTGCAAATGATGCAAGGCGGGCTGTCGTCGCTGGAAATGAGCGTGTCGGTTGGATTGCAGGATGGGCGGTGGCTGAATGTCGATACGCGGTTCAATCGACCTCCGCTGCAATGGCCGGTGATCTCGACCCTCAGTTTTGGCATCACCGCCGCTTTGTTGCTGATCGGTGCGGTATGGTTTCTTCTGAGTTGCCTTACTGGCCCGTTGAGGCGTGTGGCATCGGCAGCCGAAAGCTTTGGCAGAGGCGAGACGCCGGGCGCCTTGCCCGCAACGGGTCCGCGCGAGGTGCGCGATCTGACGGTCGCCTTTAACGACATGCAAGGCCGCCTGACCCGCCACATTGCAGACCGCACCAGAGTGCTGGCGGCGCTGGGACATGATCTGCGCTCGCCGCTGACGGCGCTACGTGTGCATGCCGAAATCGTCGATGAGGAGGACATTCGCATCAGCATGATTTCGTCCATCGAAGAGATGCAGGTTATGGTCGAATCCACCCTGGCATTCGCGCACGGCATGGCCACCTCGGAAGAAGCGCAGACTGTTGAAATGCGCGACTTTCTGAAGAGGCTTCAGCAGGACATGCATGATGGTTTTGAGGTCGGCGAGATCGACCAAGTAAATGTCCGGATGCGTCCGAACGCAATCCGCCGCGCCTTGCGGAATCTCATCGAGAACGCACAGCGATATGGGGGCGGTGCCACGGTGTCTGTTACGGACGTTGCAGAAACTATCGCTATCGAAATAGTCGATAACGGCTCGGGCGTTCCCGAAGCGGATCTGGAGCGCGTCTTTGAGCCTTTCTTTCGGCTTGAGAAATCACGCTCTCGCAATACGGGCGGGACAGGACTGGGCCTATCAATCGCCCGAACGATTGCCCGCGCCCATGGTGGCGATGTTCGTCTGGAGAACCGGCCAGATGGTGGGCTGTTGGCGGCGCTCGTCCTGCCGCGAAAGGGTGCGGACCAGAGTTAA